Below is a genomic region from Rosa chinensis cultivar Old Blush chromosome 5, RchiOBHm-V2, whole genome shotgun sequence.
CTAAGTTacgaaaaaaagtaacataaaaaaaagtaatataaagtcattattctaaaaaataaaaaaaaagtaacataaaaggaattagaagtaaaaaaaaagtaaaaaaagtagttgagggtaaaaaagtaaattaattcatgacatgtggcaagtggagagcagattgtccttatttgtaatatttaaccttataaagggattagaagtcaaaagaagtagataaggataaaaaggtaaattaactcatgacatgtggcaagtggagagcacattgtccttatttgtaagatttagtccttatatgtttaattcaatctttagatgatgtatttgttaagttatcttttgtcaataacttatatgtaatttgttataattTCTAAACTACCCATCGGTAAAATTGACGAAACTGTCACCGACTCCTTATCCAATTCCAAGTATGATTACTTACTGGTTTAATCATTTTCGTTGTGGAAAAGGTTAAACATATTAGAAACATATTTGGATTACATTACTGCTTTGGATTCAGACAATCAGACTCTCAGTTTTTCTATATATACACCTACTGGCCCTTGTCCAAAAACCTCATCGTATCTTCATCTCGTGTCTGCCTATTGTGCTCTCATTACTTCTTGTTCGTTTCTAAGTTTTGCAAAACAACTCCTGGGTTTCAAAACATTTGCATTGCTGGAGTTCTTTCTTTGGGTTCGAAAAAGCGCAGCGATAATGCCTGCCGTAGGTATTGCCAGTGGTGGCCGCAGCAAGGAGTATGCCGGAGAACTCACCCGTTATGTTATGGTAACATGCATCATCGCGGCCATGGGAGGGCTGATTTTCGGCTACGACATTGGAATCTCCGGTGGTGTAACGTCCATGGACTCGTTCCTGAACAAGTTCTTTCCCTCTGTGTATCGTAAGAAGGAGCTAGACAAGTCGACCAACCAGTACTGCCAGTATGACAGTCAGACGTTGACTATGTTCACGTCTTCCTTATACTTGGCTGCTCTCATGGCGTCGATTGTGGCCGCCACCGTGACTCGGAAGTTTGGCCGGAAATTGTCCATGTTCTTCGGTGGTGTTCTCTTCTGCTCCGGCGCCATCATCAATGGCGCTGCCAGTGCTGTGTGGATGTTGATTCTTGGCCGGATACTCCTCGGTTTCGGTATCGGATTCTCCAATCAGTCTGTGCCACTCTACTTGTCTGAGATGGCACCATCCAAGTTCAGAGGAGCTCTCAACATCGGTTTCCAGCTTTCTATCACGCTTGGCATCCTTGCCGCCAATCTGTTGAATTACTTTTTTGCCAAGATAAAGGGCGGTTGGGGATGGCGTTTGAGTTTGGGTGGTGCAATGGTCCCTGCCCTTATCATCACCGTTGGCTCCCTAATATTACCAGACACACCAAACTCTATGATCGAACGCGGCCAGCACGAGGAGGCCGAGACACAACTCCGGAGGATTCGCGGTGTTGATGATGTCAGCGAGGAGTTCAATGACCTTGTCATAGCTAGTGATGAGTCCAAGAAGATAGAGGATCCATGGAGGAATCTGCTCCAGAGGAAGTACAGGCCCCAACTTTGCATGGCAATTCTGATTCCATTCTTTCAGCAGCTTACCGGTATCAATGTGATCATGTTCTATGCTCCTGTGTTGTTCAACACAATTGGTTTCGGAAGTGATGCTTCTCTCATATCGGCTGTGATCACCGGACTTGTTAATGTTGCTGCAACAATTGTTTCGATGTATGGTGTTGATAAGTGGGGAAGGAGGAAGCTCTTCCTTGAGGGTGGAACTCAAATGTTGATATGCCAGATAGTTGTGGCGGCTTGTATTGGTGCAAAATTTGGATTGGATGGAAATGCTGATAACTTGCCAAAGTGGTATGCAATTGTTGTGGTAGTTTTCATCTGCACATATGTAGCAGGGTTTGCTTGGTCATGGGGTCCTCTAGGGTGGCTAGTCCCTAGTGAAATCTTCCCCTTGGAAATCAGATCAGCTGCTCAGAGTGTCAATGTCTCAGTCAACATGATCTTCACCTTCATTGTGGCTCAAGTCTTCTTGACAATGTTGTGCCACTTGAAATTCgggctcttcatcttctttgcaTTCTTCGTGTGTGTCATGTCCGTTTTCGTGTACTTGTTCTTGCCCGAGACAAAGGGGATCCCAATTGAAGAGATGAGCAGGGTGTGGAAGCAGCATTGGTACTGGAAGAGATTTGTTACCGATGAAGATTACCCCAACGATGGTTATGAGATGAGCAAGCCAACAATTGTCAACATTGTGTAATTGGTCATCGTCAAATATGCCTCTTCatttagttgtttagttttggTAGCGATAATTCTGTTGTAGTTTCCTTCCgtattgtttttctttcatcaaaaaaaaaaaaaaaaaaaaaaaattttcccATTGGGCATTGTCAAGgttttatatataaatttatgtccttcaattttttttttaaaagtacaTTTGCTACTGTTTTTCAAATTGAGTGATCAACTTCATGTTCTCAACTATTTGTATTCGATCTCCAACGGTTGGAGTACTTGCCTTCGAATTTGGAATCCCCTTCAATGTGAATTTTCGTTTTTGGTAAATCTGAAAAGTAAATTGGTATTCGGCAGAGGAAGAGATCCGGCATTCAATTTCCGGATTGCCTCCTCTGCAAAATCAAGAGCATCATCAACTTGCACTTCTCGGATCCCAACCCTATATGCAACCAGTCTGCACTAATTTAAACAGCTTAAGTGCTTAACCTCACTCACCCACATCATACTCTCTCCTGATAACATAGGGAAACGCGTCCTCCAAAAAAGAGCCACAGTGCTTTTGGCAAAGAAGGAGATCCGACATCCAATTGCTGGATCGCCTCCTTTGCAAAGTCAAAAGGCATAGATAACTGGCACTTATCGGATCCCAACAACAGTTAATCAATGATATATTCAATGGACAATGGAAATTTGAGTTAAATGGTTCTTCAACTAAAATTAAACAATAGCAATAGCCACAAACAACAGCAATCATTTTCATGCCATATCTTCTTCacgccaaaaaataaaaataaaaggaagtTAAATGGTTCTCGAATTAAGATCGAAACTCAGAGATGGATAAAACTCAGAGCTAGAGAGACAGAGCTAAAGCTTTGGTGTGACTGTGGCAGAGAGATAAGAGAGCATCAAGAGGAAGCAAAAAGGTTTGGGGTTGAAATGAAATGAGGGGTTGCTTCTAAATGCACCCAATGATCGTTTCAGTAAACCCCAGGCATATAAAGAAAATTTTGTTTGCTGCAGCTCAATGACTCATGCTTATTGCAATGACAATCCTCCTACAACTCAGTATCAGGTCTAACATCCATCTACCAACAAAACTGCTTTTGTTTGCAATTACATAGGTTTTAGAACCTCATTGCAATGACAATCCTCATTGTCCAAAAACCTCATTGTATCTTCATCTCGTATCATCTCTGAGTTTTTCCATTTCCTTATGCTCCATTTCATATTATCAACTGATGAAAAACTCAGGAAGAAAGAAAACTGAAGAAGGGCTTATTGTAAGCTACAACAGCCATAATTTCATCTGATAAACTAGTTTGAACCGATGGCTGATCTTTgctcttttctgtttttctccAGGTCGGGTGCATATAGCATATTGTGATTCTTTGCATGCTTGAGAAGTTTAAGGAGCTGGCTACATGCGCAAGTCAAGCTGATTGACTTTTGTTTTAGGATGTATGTACGAAGGTTGTATAACTATAGTGATACTCATGCATTTTGGAAAAGAATGTTAGTGTTCAAATGGCAGGAACTAGGATTATACCATAGATGGGCAGATGACTAATGGTGATCGTATTTTACAAATGTGTAGTGATACCCTATTGCTTTAGCTATATTCAGGAAGCAGTTGCCTGGAGGATTAtattagggttattatcacaaatggtaactgaacttatcctctattttatcgatggtacttgCCTGGAGGATTAtattagggttattatcacaaatggtaactgaacttatcctctattttatcgatggtacctgaacttcaattttgatcac
It encodes:
- the LOC112165910 gene encoding sugar carrier protein C — translated: MPAVGIASGGRSKEYAGELTRYVMVTCIIAAMGGLIFGYDIGISGGVTSMDSFLNKFFPSVYRKKELDKSTNQYCQYDSQTLTMFTSSLYLAALMASIVAATVTRKFGRKLSMFFGGVLFCSGAIINGAASAVWMLILGRILLGFGIGFSNQSVPLYLSEMAPSKFRGALNIGFQLSITLGILAANLLNYFFAKIKGGWGWRLSLGGAMVPALIITVGSLILPDTPNSMIERGQHEEAETQLRRIRGVDDVSEEFNDLVIASDESKKIEDPWRNLLQRKYRPQLCMAILIPFFQQLTGINVIMFYAPVLFNTIGFGSDASLISAVITGLVNVAATIVSMYGVDKWGRRKLFLEGGTQMLICQIVVAACIGAKFGLDGNADNLPKWYAIVVVVFICTYVAGFAWSWGPLGWLVPSEIFPLEIRSAAQSVNVSVNMIFTFIVAQVFLTMLCHLKFGLFIFFAFFVCVMSVFVYLFLPETKGIPIEEMSRVWKQHWYWKRFVTDEDYPNDGYEMSKPTIVNIV